A single region of the Sulfurospirillum arsenophilum NBRC 109478 genome encodes:
- a CDS encoding MFS transporter, with amino-acid sequence MQYSHEKRWAGLGALCVAMSIITLDNTVLDVALPSISTDLKATMSELQWIVDIYILFFASILITIGALGDHYGRKLFLKIGIVLFSLASLGAGLSTSTTELIFYRSLSGFGAAFIMPSTLSIITHMFTDSTERMKAIGLWSLIFGLSQGLGPLIGGFIIEYTSWNWVFFINLPIGLIAFVYASWILPESHNKSAKADLVGMLFSILFLFSLTYGIIEAGVKSWTDFDVRVSLIIGFVFCGIFILWERRCSYAMIPFELFEKRTFTIPSFAIALIVFGMVGSMFFFSQLFQTVEGYSALEAGLLLTPMTLGVMIGSQLAPHVVKHYGTHLSIGGGIIISALGMAVFVFTIDVHMALWAILSGFLIQGLGMGLSMPPSTDSIMGSIPKVKAGVGSALNDTTIELSAAMSIAILGSYVNRIYLSHIKEMDVESSLAVALKTSIQSAHSAIASLSDATLQQKLLDVVDKAFIDGVYHTMILGCLISVMSGVLAIWLLPKTIKSEAH; translated from the coding sequence CTTCAATGGATTGTCGATATTTACATTCTCTTTTTTGCCTCTATTTTAATTACCATTGGAGCTTTAGGTGATCATTATGGGCGAAAATTATTTCTTAAAATTGGCATTGTCCTCTTTAGTCTTGCTTCGCTGGGAGCTGGGCTTTCAACTTCTACCACAGAGCTTATTTTTTATCGTAGTTTGAGCGGTTTTGGTGCTGCCTTTATTATGCCTTCCACGCTCTCCATCATTACACATATGTTTACAGACTCTACTGAGCGAATGAAAGCCATCGGTCTTTGGTCACTCATCTTTGGACTCAGCCAAGGGCTAGGACCCTTAATAGGCGGTTTCATCATCGAATACACCTCATGGAACTGGGTCTTTTTTATCAACTTGCCTATTGGACTCATTGCCTTTGTTTATGCGTCATGGATACTCCCTGAATCGCACAACAAAAGTGCCAAAGCAGATCTAGTCGGTATGCTATTTTCCATACTCTTTTTATTCTCCCTAACGTATGGCATTATCGAAGCAGGTGTTAAAAGTTGGACTGATTTCGATGTTAGAGTAAGCCTTATCATTGGATTTGTATTTTGTGGTATTTTTATACTGTGGGAGAGACGATGCTCCTACGCGATGATTCCTTTTGAGCTTTTTGAAAAGCGCACTTTTACGATCCCATCTTTTGCCATTGCGTTGATTGTCTTTGGAATGGTCGGTTCCATGTTTTTCTTCTCGCAGCTTTTCCAAACCGTCGAAGGGTACAGCGCTTTAGAGGCTGGTTTGTTGCTCACACCTATGACACTGGGCGTGATGATTGGCTCACAGTTGGCACCGCATGTTGTCAAGCACTATGGCACGCATCTGAGCATTGGTGGTGGGATTATTATCTCTGCTTTGGGTATGGCAGTGTTTGTGTTTACAATTGATGTGCATATGGCGCTTTGGGCAATTCTTAGCGGATTTTTGATTCAAGGTTTGGGCATGGGATTATCGATGCCACCTTCTACTGATTCTATTATGGGTTCTATTCCCAAAGTAAAAGCTGGGGTGGGAAGTGCGCTCAATGATACGACCATTGAACTCTCAGCCGCGATGAGCATTGCCATTTTGGGAAGCTACGTCAACCGCATTTATCTCTCACACATCAAAGAGATGGACGTGGAAAGTTCACTTGCCGTGGCACTTAAAACCTCCATCCAATCCGCCCACAGTGCTATCGCTTCCCTAAGCGACGCGACTTTGCAACAAAAGCTCCTAGACGTCGTGGATAAAGCCTTTATTGATGGCGTTTATCACACGATGATTTTAGGATGCCTGATCTCTGTAATGAGTGGCGTTTTAGCGATTTGGCTCCTCCCTAAAACGATTAAAAGCGAAGCGCATTAA